One window from the genome of Deinococcus apachensis DSM 19763 encodes:
- a CDS encoding carbohydrate ABC transporter permease has translation MNLQKTNPALYYTQRVLFYLLVLVIAVYLLFPFLWAVLTSFRRAGDLFLPPLQFITAPSTLSNYTQVFANASFQRGLLFSLLVAVASVLISLLLGSFAAYALGRFRFRGKAFILYIILAVSVFPQIAVLGGLFTLVQTTGLFNNPIALIFSYLIFTIPFTVWVLTSFVRDIPGELEEAALVDGASPLQTLFRVLFPVMMPALVTTGLLAFINAWNEYLFALTFTSSNRTVPVVIANYSGASQYDQPWGPIMAASIVVTVPLIILVLVFQRNIVSGLTAGAVKG, from the coding sequence ATGAACCTGCAAAAGACGAATCCTGCTCTCTACTACACCCAGCGCGTCCTGTTCTACCTGCTCGTGCTGGTGATCGCCGTTTACCTGCTGTTCCCCTTTCTGTGGGCGGTGCTGACCAGCTTCCGCCGCGCCGGGGACCTCTTCCTGCCGCCGCTGCAGTTCATCACGGCGCCCTCGACCCTGAGCAACTACACGCAGGTCTTCGCCAACGCCAGCTTCCAGCGCGGGCTGCTGTTCAGCCTGCTCGTCGCCGTGGCCTCAGTGCTGATCAGCCTGCTGCTGGGGTCTTTTGCCGCCTATGCGCTCGGCCGCTTCCGGTTCAGGGGCAAGGCCTTCATCCTGTACATCATCCTCGCCGTCAGCGTGTTTCCGCAGATCGCCGTGCTGGGCGGCCTGTTCACGCTGGTGCAGACGACAGGCCTCTTCAACAACCCCATCGCGCTGATCTTCAGCTACCTGATCTTCACGATTCCCTTCACGGTCTGGGTGCTGACCTCCTTCGTGCGCGACATCCCCGGCGAGCTGGAGGAGGCCGCGCTGGTGGACGGCGCCTCGCCCCTCCAGACGCTTTTCCGGGTGCTGTTCCCGGTGATGATGCCCGCGCTGGTCACCACTGGCCTGCTCGCCTTCATCAACGCCTGGAACGAGTACCTGTTCGCGCTGACCTTCACCAGTTCCAACCGCACGGTGCCCGTCGTCATCGCCAACTACTCCGGCGCCTCGCAGTACGACCAGCCGTGGGGGCCGATCATGGCCGCCAGCATCGTGGTCACGGTGCCGCTGATCATCCTGGTGCTCGTATTCCAGCGCAACATCGTCTCCGGCCTGACGGCGGGAGCGGTCAAGGGCTGA
- the otsB gene encoding trehalose-phosphatase encodes MSLPPDLLTLGGRPLLVLCDYDGTLAPIVSRPEEAWPEPGAREALSRLVAHPRHRAAVVTGRLAEQVHAFLNLSGLPVVGLHGMEWPGEEIAAADHEAIHLIAAQLPDVPGLRLEDKGWTLAVHSREVAGERQAGVEKALDAITLPPGWEMISGKKVREFRPAGFGKGRAVERLARQDPHHLPVFLGDDVTDEEGFLRLRARGGVTIKVGEGETAAEYRVESPAEVVALLRHWGGAAG; translated from the coding sequence ATGAGCCTCCCACCCGACCTCCTCACGCTGGGCGGGCGTCCCCTCCTCGTCCTGTGCGACTACGACGGCACCCTGGCCCCCATCGTCTCCCGCCCGGAGGAGGCGTGGCCGGAACCCGGGGCGCGGGAGGCGCTCTCCCGTCTCGTCGCCCACCCCCGCCACCGCGCTGCCGTCGTCACCGGCCGCCTCGCCGAGCAGGTCCACGCCTTCCTGAACCTCTCTGGCCTCCCCGTGGTCGGCCTGCATGGCATGGAGTGGCCGGGCGAGGAGATCGCGGCGGCCGATCACGAGGCCATTCACCTGATTGCCGCCCAGCTCCCGGACGTGCCCGGCCTGCGGCTGGAGGACAAGGGCTGGACCCTGGCCGTCCACTCCCGCGAGGTGGCGGGGGAGCGGCAGGCGGGTGTGGAGAAGGCGCTGGACGCGATCACCCTGCCCCCTGGATGGGAGATGATCTCTGGCAAAAAGGTGCGCGAGTTCCGCCCGGCGGGCTTCGGCAAGGGCCGCGCGGTGGAGCGGCTGGCGCGGCAGGACCCGCATCACCTCCCCGTCTTCCTCGGCGACGACGTGACCGACGAGGAGGGCTTCCTGCGGCTGCGCGCCCGGGGCGGCGTGACGATCAAGGTCGGGGAGGGGGAGACGGCCGCCGAGTACCGCGTGGAGAGCCCCGCCGAAGTGGTCGCGCTGCTGCGGCACTGGGGAGGCGCGGCGGGCTGA
- a CDS encoding alpha,alpha-trehalose-phosphate synthase (UDP-forming) codes for MGLIVVSNREPYAPRRGQDGGLHWVPSIGGLTAALDPALQHAGGTWIAWGEELPGVADVDLPQGSPRYRLKRVRLSEAEVRDFYHGFSNRALWPMSHYFIERTRYQASQWRTYVEVNRRFAQAAVESYREGDLIWVHDYQLALVPRMIRDALPDARIGFFWHIPWPSSEVFRTLPWDHELLDGLLGADLIGMHTPEYVAHFLSACRRVLGAETEGDTVQWQGRTSRVVDRPIGIEVDTYEELAASPEVEEAADRIRRTLQTQLVLGVDRLDYTKGIPERLEAFDTFLDRHPEARGRVTLLQIAVPSREQVESYRQLRTRVEGLVGRINGKHTRDGWSPIQYIYRGVPREELVSHYRAADVMLVTPLRDGLNLVAKEFVACSGDGVLILSRFAGAADELAEAVQVNPYNPEGLTGALTRALSMPLEEKKARLQRLRERLRQSDLRTWADGFVAEIAGA; via the coding sequence GTGGGCCTGATCGTCGTTTCCAACCGTGAGCCGTATGCGCCGAGGCGGGGCCAGGATGGAGGCCTCCACTGGGTGCCGTCTATCGGGGGCCTGACGGCCGCCCTGGACCCGGCCCTTCAGCACGCGGGCGGCACCTGGATCGCCTGGGGCGAGGAACTGCCGGGCGTGGCGGATGTGGACTTGCCTCAGGGCAGCCCCCGTTACCGACTGAAGCGCGTGCGGCTGAGCGAGGCTGAGGTCCGCGACTTCTACCACGGCTTTTCCAACCGCGCCCTGTGGCCCATGAGCCACTACTTCATCGAGCGAACGCGCTATCAGGCCTCCCAGTGGCGGACCTACGTGGAGGTCAACCGCCGCTTCGCGCAGGCCGCCGTGGAGAGCTACCGGGAGGGCGACCTGATCTGGGTCCACGACTACCAGCTCGCGCTGGTGCCCCGGATGATTCGCGACGCGCTGCCAGACGCCCGCATCGGCTTCTTCTGGCACATCCCCTGGCCCTCCTCGGAGGTGTTCCGCACCCTGCCGTGGGACCACGAGCTGCTCGACGGCCTGCTGGGCGCCGACCTGATCGGGATGCACACGCCCGAGTACGTCGCCCACTTCCTGTCCGCCTGTCGCCGGGTGCTCGGCGCGGAGACGGAGGGGGACACGGTGCAGTGGCAGGGCCGGACCTCGCGTGTGGTGGACCGCCCTATCGGCATCGAGGTGGACACCTACGAGGAGCTGGCAGCGAGCCCCGAGGTCGAGGAGGCGGCCGACCGCATCCGGCGCACCCTGCAAACCCAGCTCGTGCTGGGCGTCGACCGCCTGGACTACACCAAGGGGATTCCCGAGCGTCTGGAGGCCTTCGACACCTTCCTCGACCGTCACCCCGAGGCGCGCGGAAGGGTGACCCTCCTGCAGATCGCCGTGCCCAGCCGCGAGCAGGTGGAGTCCTACCGGCAGCTCCGCACCCGGGTGGAGGGGCTGGTGGGGCGCATCAATGGCAAGCACACCCGGGACGGCTGGTCGCCCATCCAGTACATCTACCGGGGTGTGCCCCGCGAGGAACTGGTCTCCCATTACCGCGCCGCCGACGTGATGCTCGTGACGCCGCTGCGCGACGGGTTGAACCTCGTCGCCAAGGAGTTCGTCGCCTGCTCGGGGGACGGCGTGCTGATCCTCTCGCGCTTCGCGGGGGCCGCCGACGAGCTGGCGGAGGCGGTGCAGGTCAATCCCTACAACCCGGAGGGGCTGACAGGAGCGCTCACCCGGGCGCTGTCGATGCCCCTGGAGGAGAAAAAGGCCCGCCTCCAGCGGCTGCGCGAGCGGCTGCGCCAGAGCGACCTGCGAACCTGGGCCGACGGCTTCGTGGCGGAGATCGCGGGCGCATGA
- a CDS encoding SDR family oxidoreductase: MLEGKVAFITGAASGIGAGTARRFAQEGAMVALADVQQEEGEGVAGEITRAGGRAIYLNCDVSDPGSVRQAIEATVSEFGRLDIVFANAGINGVWAPIDELQPEEWDRTQDINLKGTYLTVHFAVPHLKRAGGGSIIITSSVNGNRTFSTPGASAYSTSKAGQVAFMKMVALELGRHQIRCNAVCPGLIHTNIEERTEQRGTDKIGIEVELPQGSPAVNEGEGDPVDVADTCLFLASDLGRHVSGVEIYVDGGASLLR; the protein is encoded by the coding sequence ATGTTAGAAGGCAAAGTGGCGTTCATCACCGGAGCGGCGAGCGGCATCGGCGCGGGGACGGCCCGCCGTTTCGCCCAGGAGGGCGCGATGGTCGCCCTGGCCGACGTGCAGCAGGAGGAAGGCGAGGGGGTCGCGGGCGAGATCACCCGGGCGGGGGGACGGGCCATCTACCTGAACTGCGACGTGAGCGACCCGGGGTCGGTGCGGCAGGCCATCGAGGCGACCGTGAGTGAATTCGGCCGCCTGGACATCGTCTTCGCCAACGCGGGGATCAACGGCGTCTGGGCGCCCATCGACGAACTCCAGCCCGAGGAATGGGACCGCACGCAGGACATCAACCTCAAGGGCACGTACCTCACCGTCCATTTCGCCGTGCCACACCTCAAGCGGGCGGGGGGCGGGAGCATCATCATCACGAGCAGCGTGAACGGCAACCGCACCTTTTCCACCCCGGGCGCGAGTGCCTACAGCACCTCCAAGGCCGGGCAGGTCGCCTTCATGAAGATGGTCGCGCTGGAGCTGGGACGGCACCAGATTCGCTGCAACGCTGTGTGCCCGGGCCTGATCCACACGAACATCGAGGAACGCACCGAGCAGCGGGGCACGGACAAGATCGGCATCGAGGTCGAGTTGCCCCAGGGCAGCCCGGCCGTCAACGAGGGCGAGGGCGACCCCGTGGATGTGGCCGACACCTGCCTCTTCCTCGCCTCGGACCTGGGGCGTCACGTGTCTGGCGTCGAGATCTACGTGGACGGCGGCGCCTCGCTGCTGCGCTGA
- a CDS encoding carbohydrate ABC transporter permease, with protein sequence MTTNATPTSAAPTRRRGIEAARARQAIWLLLPTLIALAIVAGYPLYRTIFYSLYDANLTSPDQRTFLGLGNFWFTTSDGVPLGFLQDPKWWTAVKNTLLFTVVSVFLETVFGMIIALVVNSAFRGRAFLRTAMLVPWAIPTVVSAQMWAYMYNDSFGLVGRGVLGGQALLANTDSAIWALIAVDVWKTTSFMALLILAGLQSLPGDMYEAADMDGASKWTQFWRLTLPLLRPALLVALVFRSLDALRVFDIMYVMLGPVNAAQTSMTGYARQALIDNQLLGLGSAVAVAIFLIIMVIVVIYVTAFRVKFD encoded by the coding sequence ATGACCACGAACGCCACACCCACCTCGGCGGCGCCCACCCGCAGGCGCGGGATCGAGGCCGCCCGCGCCCGGCAGGCAATCTGGCTGCTGCTGCCCACGCTGATCGCCCTAGCTATTGTCGCGGGCTATCCGCTGTACCGCACCATCTTCTACTCGCTGTACGACGCGAACCTGACCTCGCCGGATCAGCGGACCTTCCTGGGGCTGGGCAACTTCTGGTTCACCACCTCCGACGGGGTGCCGCTGGGCTTCCTGCAAGACCCCAAGTGGTGGACGGCGGTGAAGAACACGCTGCTGTTCACGGTCGTCTCGGTGTTCCTGGAAACCGTGTTCGGCATGATTATCGCGCTGGTGGTCAACAGCGCCTTCCGGGGCCGGGCCTTCCTGCGAACGGCCATGCTGGTGCCGTGGGCGATTCCCACGGTTGTGAGCGCCCAGATGTGGGCGTACATGTACAACGACTCCTTCGGGCTGGTGGGGCGCGGCGTGCTGGGCGGGCAGGCGCTGTTGGCGAACACCGACTCGGCGATCTGGGCCCTGATCGCGGTGGACGTGTGGAAGACGACCTCCTTCATGGCGCTGCTGATCCTGGCGGGGCTCCAGAGCCTGCCCGGCGACATGTACGAGGCCGCCGACATGGACGGCGCGAGCAAGTGGACCCAGTTCTGGCGCCTGACCCTGCCGCTGCTGAGACCCGCGCTGCTCGTCGCGCTGGTGTTTCGCAGCCTGGACGCGCTGCGCGTCTTCGACATCATGTACGTCATGCTGGGACCGGTGAACGCCGCTCAGACCAGCATGACCGGCTATGCCCGGCAGGCCTTGATCGACAACCAGCTTCTCGGCCTGGGCAGCGCCGTCGCCGTGGCGATCTTCCTGATCATCATGGTGATCGTGGTGATCTACGTGACCGCCTTCCGGGTGAAGTTCGACTGA
- a CDS encoding ABC transporter substrate-binding protein — protein sequence MRRLLPLSLLFLASAQAAPIRIEFWHAMNQGTVAGYARDFNRSQSAYEVVPVAGGNYRELNDKLGAALKAGKAPALAQVEFTRFARLAADGQLADLSRLTDALPDSLTRDVYAPAWRAGEVNGKRYGLPWNISVPVLMYNAGTFRRSGVTPPQTWAEVEATSRKLATGGRRPLVATADAWTFEANVTSRGGSLVLNGRPNLNGPEAVEALTQLARMSDAGLAQPRKLSEATRAAFDFARGQNVMVAASVANWTDARRLPFFQLGIAPFPCEKVGPCSLPLGGAHLVVPRGANAQEQAGALAFWQFLMDPDRLAEWVKSTAYAPTRRSVTPLLSDWYAKNPQIRAAHAQLDRAVPRPSAPAFEAWTLLLEDAISQATTGKLSAKAALDEAQRRAER from the coding sequence ATGCGCCGCCTCCTGCCCCTGTCCCTGCTGTTCCTGGCCTCCGCGCAGGCCGCCCCCATCCGAATCGAGTTCTGGCACGCGATGAATCAGGGCACGGTCGCCGGGTACGCCCGGGACTTCAACCGCTCGCAGTCCGCCTACGAGGTCGTTCCTGTGGCGGGCGGCAACTACCGCGAGCTGAATGACAAGCTAGGGGCGGCCCTGAAGGCGGGGAAGGCCCCGGCGCTCGCCCAGGTGGAGTTCACCCGCTTCGCCCGGCTGGCGGCCGATGGGCAGCTTGCTGACCTCTCCCGCCTGACGGACGCTCTGCCGGACAGCCTGACGCGCGACGTGTATGCCCCGGCCTGGCGCGCGGGTGAGGTGAACGGCAAACGCTACGGCCTGCCCTGGAACATCAGCGTGCCCGTCCTGATGTACAACGCCGGGACGTTTCGCCGGTCGGGCGTGACCCCTCCCCAGACCTGGGCCGAGGTCGAGGCGACGAGCCGCAAGCTCGCCACGGGGGGCAGGCGTCCCCTCGTCGCCACAGCCGACGCCTGGACCTTCGAGGCGAACGTGACCTCGCGCGGGGGCAGCCTCGTCCTGAACGGCAGGCCCAACCTGAATGGCCCGGAGGCGGTGGAGGCTCTGACACAGCTCGCCCGCATGAGCGACGCTGGCCTCGCCCAGCCCCGCAAACTCTCGGAGGCCACCCGCGCCGCCTTCGACTTCGCCCGGGGGCAGAACGTGATGGTCGCGGCCAGCGTCGCCAACTGGACCGACGCCCGCAGGCTGCCCTTCTTCCAGCTCGGCATCGCCCCCTTTCCCTGTGAGAAGGTGGGGCCCTGCTCCCTGCCGCTGGGCGGCGCCCACCTCGTCGTGCCCAGGGGAGCCAACGCCCAGGAGCAGGCCGGAGCACTCGCCTTCTGGCAGTTCCTGATGGACCCCGACCGCCTCGCCGAGTGGGTCAAGTCCACCGCCTACGCTCCCACCCGGCGTAGCGTGACGCCGCTGCTGAGCGACTGGTATGCCAAGAATCCCCAGATCAGGGCTGCCCATGCCCAGCTCGACCGCGCGGTGCCGCGCCCATCCGCCCCCGCTTTCGAGGCGTGGACTCTGCTTTTGGAAGACGCCATCAGCCAGGCCACGACCGGCAAATTGAGCGCCAAGGCCGCGCTGGACGAGGCGCAGCGAAGGGCGGAGCGGTAA
- a CDS encoding DUF3293 domain-containing protein — MRKEFRAAFLGTVYGPVGERVRLAGERGPAPTWARGEWAVVTAWNPGGRRVPEEANVQAAAVLLARVRAAGLSPLPAHNGEGEWREEALLIPGARLRQAAAWGADFGQAAVLWGAGRRAALVWLNGEGVVGVERRWVRRVGPGSPTSHP; from the coding sequence TTGAGGAAGGAATTCCGCGCGGCCTTCCTGGGCACGGTCTACGGTCCGGTGGGGGAGCGCGTCCGGCTGGCGGGGGAAAGGGGTCCTGCCCCCACCTGGGCGCGGGGAGAGTGGGCTGTCGTCACCGCCTGGAATCCGGGGGGGCGGCGCGTGCCGGAGGAGGCCAATGTCCAAGCGGCGGCGGTCCTGCTCGCCCGGGTGCGGGCCGCCGGGCTCTCCCCCCTCCCCGCCCACAACGGCGAGGGCGAGTGGCGGGAGGAGGCGCTGCTCATTCCCGGGGCGCGGCTGCGGCAGGCGGCAGCCTGGGGTGCCGACTTCGGGCAGGCGGCAGTCCTGTGGGGCGCGGGACGGCGGGCCGCGCTCGTCTGGCTGAACGGGGAGGGGGTCGTGGGCGTGGAGCGGCGCTGGGTGCGGCGGGTGGGGCCCGGCTCCCCCACTTCCCACCCCTGA
- a CDS encoding ABC transporter substrate-binding protein → MKKAIAIVSLTAAFAAASQSQAVTITLACGTVGQELQLCKDGAARWSKKTGNTVKIFESPNLTNDRLGLYQQQLAARSSDIDVYQLDVIWPGLLSQHFVDLKGKIPAAEINQHFKGIVDANTVNGKLVSLPWFTDAGLLFYRTDLLKKYGYSAPPKTWAELATMAKKIQDGEQKTNKTFTGFVFQGKNYEGLTCDALEWVNSFGGGTIVDSTGKITINNPKAAQALDTAASWIRNISPAGVTTYDEEAARGIFQSGNAAFMRNWPYAWANGQGPDSKVRGKIGAAPLPAGPGGKPAATLGGWNLGVSAYSKNQAAAIDLVRYLTSPAEQKIRAIEGSYNPTIPALYKDQAVLKANPFFGSLYSVFTNAVPRPSAPTKGKYNQVSQAFSSAVSDVLNGKSKGQAAVASLATSIARIKGRGF, encoded by the coding sequence ATGAAGAAAGCCATCGCCATCGTCAGCCTGACCGCCGCCTTTGCCGCCGCCAGCCAGTCCCAGGCCGTGACCATCACGCTCGCCTGCGGCACGGTGGGCCAGGAGTTGCAGCTCTGCAAGGACGGCGCGGCGCGCTGGTCGAAGAAGACGGGCAACACCGTCAAGATCTTCGAGAGCCCGAACCTCACGAACGACCGCCTGGGCCTGTACCAGCAGCAACTCGCCGCGCGCAGCAGCGACATCGACGTGTACCAGCTCGACGTGATCTGGCCCGGCCTGCTCTCGCAGCACTTCGTGGACCTGAAGGGCAAGATTCCGGCCGCTGAGATCAACCAGCACTTCAAGGGCATCGTGGACGCGAACACCGTGAACGGCAAGCTGGTGTCGCTGCCCTGGTTCACCGACGCGGGCCTGCTGTTCTACCGCACGGACCTGCTGAAGAAGTACGGGTACTCGGCTCCCCCCAAGACCTGGGCCGAACTCGCCACCATGGCGAAGAAGATCCAGGACGGCGAGCAGAAGACCAACAAGACCTTCACGGGCTTCGTCTTCCAGGGCAAGAACTACGAGGGCCTGACCTGCGACGCGCTGGAGTGGGTGAACTCCTTCGGTGGCGGCACCATCGTCGACAGCACCGGCAAGATCACCATCAACAACCCCAAGGCCGCTCAGGCGCTGGACACGGCTGCGAGCTGGATTCGCAACATCAGCCCCGCTGGCGTCACCACGTACGACGAGGAAGCGGCCCGCGGCATCTTCCAGTCGGGCAACGCGGCCTTCATGCGGAACTGGCCCTACGCCTGGGCGAACGGTCAGGGTCCGGACTCCAAGGTGAGGGGCAAGATTGGCGCGGCGCCCCTACCCGCCGGTCCTGGCGGCAAGCCCGCTGCGACGCTGGGTGGTTGGAACCTCGGCGTGAGCGCGTACTCCAAGAACCAGGCCGCCGCCATCGACCTGGTCCGTTACCTGACCAGCCCCGCTGAGCAAAAGATTCGCGCCATCGAGGGCTCGTACAACCCCACCATCCCGGCCCTGTACAAGGACCAGGCCGTCCTGAAGGCCAACCCCTTCTTCGGCAGCCTGTACAGCGTGTTCACGAATGCTGTACCCCGCCCCTCCGCCCCCACCAAGGGCAAGTACAACCAGGTCTCGCAGGCCTTCAGCTCCGCCGTCAGCGACGTGCTCAACGGCAAGAGCAAGGGCCAGGCGGCCGTCGCCAGCCTTGCCACCAGCATCGCCCGCATCAAGGGACGCGGCTTCTAA
- a CDS encoding AlbA family DNA-binding domain-containing protein, which translates to MTADSPNAISPLGVLPPPGSSCVHLPLDVTPQELARYAVGLANARGGTVLVGADATGERDAGELHPLMVTHAIFELSGGRLTVNVQHHRQPGGARVLAVFVPQAPYVLAAPDGAVLAWDGAHLVPVTPAQSEPVPQQDYTAVVPPDASLADLDPHEVARLRGLGQRGGLAHLPDLDFLRELGLLIPSGGALRPTLAAILLAGTPAALRAHVPQAEVCFYHHQTPDVEFQFREDLLRPIPALLTRLAELIQARNRFTPVQVGLFRIEVWDQDEAVYREALLNALTHRDYTLRDAVHVHHYPDRLEIMNPGGLPGGITPGNILRHQPKRRNPLLAEVLARLGLVERAGVGVDKMYGLMLRCGKEPPEYTTYPDAVTLALHSPGFDAEFVRFVARKQEEMQTLSLDMLIVLSLLVREGEATRAGLARALQLPEDRTPRLLRGMEDHGLIARSGPGRGIAYTLSDEVRRALGRGVPEPRTAPPPARPARDLPARPPRAPRAAPDPSGPTPAEVRAVALALVRERGHVRNRELREACGLSTQQAWRVLRRLVLEGHLVKRGTGTRDAAYEPR; encoded by the coding sequence GTGACGGCCGACTCCCCCAACGCGATCTCCCCCCTCGGGGTGCTGCCCCCGCCGGGGTCGTCGTGCGTGCATCTGCCGCTGGACGTGACCCCCCAGGAACTCGCGCGGTATGCGGTCGGGCTGGCGAATGCGCGGGGCGGCACGGTCCTGGTGGGCGCCGATGCCACCGGGGAGCGGGACGCGGGCGAACTGCACCCCCTGATGGTCACGCACGCGATCTTCGAGCTGTCGGGCGGGCGGCTGACCGTGAACGTGCAGCACCACCGCCAGCCGGGCGGGGCGAGGGTGCTCGCGGTGTTCGTCCCGCAGGCTCCCTATGTCCTCGCCGCGCCGGACGGGGCGGTCCTGGCCTGGGACGGGGCGCACCTCGTCCCGGTCACGCCCGCGCAGAGCGAGCCCGTGCCGCAGCAGGACTACACCGCCGTCGTGCCCCCCGACGCCTCGCTCGCCGACCTCGACCCGCACGAGGTCGCGCGGCTGCGGGGGCTGGGGCAGCGCGGCGGCCTGGCCCACCTGCCCGACCTCGACTTCCTGCGCGAGCTGGGGCTGCTTATCCCCAGCGGCGGGGCGCTGCGCCCCACCCTGGCGGCCATCCTGCTCGCGGGCACCCCGGCGGCCTTGAGGGCACACGTCCCCCAGGCCGAGGTCTGCTTCTATCACCACCAGACGCCCGACGTGGAGTTCCAGTTCCGCGAGGACCTGCTGCGGCCCATCCCCGCGCTGCTCACGCGGCTGGCCGAACTCATCCAGGCGCGCAACCGCTTCACGCCCGTGCAGGTGGGCCTCTTCCGCATCGAGGTCTGGGACCAGGATGAGGCGGTGTACCGCGAGGCGCTGCTCAACGCCCTGACCCACCGCGACTACACCCTGCGCGACGCGGTGCATGTCCACCACTACCCCGACCGGCTGGAGATCATGAACCCGGGCGGGCTGCCGGGCGGGATCACGCCGGGCAACATCCTTCGCCACCAGCCCAAGCGGCGCAACCCGCTGCTGGCCGAGGTCCTGGCGCGGCTGGGATTGGTCGAGCGCGCGGGTGTGGGCGTGGACAAGATGTACGGCCTGATGCTGCGCTGCGGCAAGGAGCCGCCGGAGTACACGACCTACCCCGACGCGGTGACCCTGGCCCTGCACTCGCCGGGTTTCGACGCCGAATTCGTGCGCTTCGTGGCGCGCAAGCAAGAAGAGATGCAGACCTTATCCCTCGACATGCTGATCGTCCTCTCGCTGCTCGTGCGGGAGGGCGAGGCGACCCGCGCCGGGCTCGCCCGCGCCCTGCAACTCCCCGAGGACCGCACGCCGAGACTGCTGCGCGGCATGGAGGACCATGGCCTGATCGCCCGCTCCGGCCCGGGGCGCGGCATCGCCTACACCCTCAGCGATGAGGTGCGCCGGGCGCTGGGCCGGGGAGTGCCTGAGCCCCGCACGGCCCCGCCCCCCGCCAGGCCTGCCCGGGACCTGCCCGCCCGCCCGCCCCGTGCCCCCCGGGCGGCCCCCGATCCCAGCGGTCCCACCCCCGCCGAGGTCCGGGCCGTCGCGCTCGCCCTGGTCCGCGAGCGGGGCCACGTCCGCAACCGCGAGCTGCGGGAGGCCTGCGGCCTCAGCACTCAGCAGGCCTGGCGGGTGCTGCGCCGCCTGGTGCTGGAGGGCCACCTCGTGAAGCGCGGCACCGGCACCCGCGACGCCGCCTATGAGCCGCGCTGA